The following are from one region of the Staphylococcus argenteus genome:
- the sdhB gene encoding succinate dehydrogenase iron-sulfur subunit — protein MTEQSVKDTPQHEVQSKPKQKTVKLIIKRQDTSDSKPYEETFEIPYRENLNVIACLMEIRRNPVNINGEKTTPVVWDMNCLEEVCGACSMVINGRARQSCSAIVDQLEQPIRLEPMNTFPVIRDLQVDRSRMFDNLKRMKAWIPIDGTYDLGPGPRMPEKKRQTAYELSKCMTCGVCLEVCPNVTENNKFVGAQAISQVRLFNLHPTGSMTKDERLNALMGTGGLQQCGNSQNCVNACPKGIPLTTSIAAMNRETTFHMFKSFFGSDHEVE, from the coding sequence ATGACTGAACAATCAGTAAAAGACACTCCACAACATGAAGTACAAAGTAAACCAAAACAAAAAACTGTAAAGTTAATTATTAAACGTCAAGATACAAGTGATTCTAAGCCATACGAAGAAACATTTGAAATTCCATATCGGGAAAATTTAAATGTAATTGCGTGTTTAATGGAAATTAGACGAAACCCAGTTAATATTAATGGTGAAAAAACAACACCAGTCGTATGGGACATGAACTGTCTTGAAGAAGTTTGTGGTGCTTGTTCAATGGTTATTAATGGTCGTGCTAGACAATCATGTTCAGCGATTGTTGATCAATTAGAACAACCTATTCGCTTAGAACCAATGAACACATTCCCAGTTATTCGAGATTTACAAGTTGATCGTTCAAGAATGTTTGATAACTTAAAACGTATGAAAGCTTGGATTCCAATTGATGGCACTTATGATTTAGGTCCTGGGCCACGTATGCCTGAGAAAAAACGTCAAACGGCATATGAGTTGTCTAAATGTATGACTTGTGGTGTATGTTTAGAAGTATGTCCTAACGTTACTGAAAATAATAAATTCGTTGGTGCGCAAGCAATTTCACAAGTACGTTTGTTTAACTTACACCCAACTGGATCAATGACTAAAGATGAACGTTTAAATGCATTGATGGGTACGGGCGGATTACAACAATGTGGTAATTCGCAAAACTGTGTTAATGCTTGCCCTAAAGGTATTCCTTTAACAACATCAATTGCAGCGATGAACAGAGAAACAACTTTCCATATGTTTAAATCATTCTTTGGTTCTGACCATGAAGTAGAATAA
- a CDS encoding superantigen-like protein SSL13 — protein MKKKCTKKIILATTLLLLGTTATTQFPKTLSNFSSEAKAYYISQDETNVDELIKYYNQKHLSFSNKWLWQKDNGTIHATLLQLSWFSHIQVFGPESWGNINQLRNKYVDIFGIKDAETKNSYMLAQEIFTGGVTPAATSADKNYTLNVSYKDAAETFTGGYPLYSGNKPVLTLKELDFRIRQLLIKNKRLYIDKYNKGQIKITDGNNQYIIDLSKRLKSTDANRYVKDPRNAKIEVILEKSS, from the coding sequence ATGAAAAAGAAATGCACTAAAAAAATAATTTTAGCAACTACATTGTTACTTCTAGGAACAACTGCTACAACACAATTTCCAAAAACACTAAGCAATTTTTCATCTGAAGCGAAAGCTTATTATATTAGCCAAGATGAAACTAATGTAGATGAGCTAATTAAATATTATAATCAAAAACATTTATCCTTTTCTAATAAATGGTTATGGCAAAAGGATAATGGAACGATTCATGCAACGTTACTTCAGTTATCATGGTTTAGTCATATTCAAGTTTTTGGTCCTGAAAGCTGGGGGAATATTAATCAGTTAAGAAATAAATATGTAGATATTTTCGGTATAAAAGATGCAGAAACAAAAAATTCCTATATGCTAGCTCAAGAAATATTTACCGGGGGTGTTACACCTGCTGCTACATCTGCCGACAAAAACTATACCCTGAACGTATCATATAAAGATGCAGCAGAAACATTTACAGGAGGATATCCATTATACTCAGGTAATAAGCCAGTATTAACATTGAAAGAATTGGACTTCCGCATTCGACAATTATTAATTAAAAACAAAAGATTATATATCGATAAATATAATAAAGGACAGATTAAGATTACAGATGGCAATAATCAATACATCATTGATTTAAGTAAAAGGTTAAAATCCACTGACGCAAATAGATATGTCAAAGACCCTCGAAACGCAAAAATTGAAGTAATCCTCGAAAAATCTAGCTAA
- the racE gene encoding glutamate racemase: MNKPIGVIDSGVGGLTVAKEIMRQLPNETIYYLGDIGRCPYGPRPGEQVKQYTVEIARKLMEFDIKMLVIACNTATAVALEYLQKTLSIPVIGVIEPGARTAIMTTRNQNVLVLGTEGTIKSEAYRTHIKRINPHVEVHGVACPGFVPLVEQMRYNDPTITSIVIHQTLKRWRNSKADTVILGCTHYPLLYKPIYDYFGGKKTVISSGLETAREVSALLTFSNEHASYTENPNHRFFATGDTTHITNIIKEWLNLSVNVERISVND; encoded by the coding sequence ATGAATAAACCAATTGGTGTAATAGATTCTGGTGTTGGAGGTCTGACAGTTGCTAAAGAAATTATGCGTCAGCTACCAAATGAGACAATTTATTATTTAGGTGATATTGGGAGATGCCCATATGGACCAAGACCAGGAGAACAAGTTAAACAGTATACAGTTGAAATCGCGCGTAAGTTGATGGAATTTGATATAAAAATGCTTGTCATTGCTTGTAACACTGCAACAGCTGTAGCATTAGAATACTTACAAAAAACATTATCGATTCCTGTTATTGGTGTAATAGAACCAGGTGCTAGGACGGCAATTATGACAACTAGAAATCAAAATGTCCTTGTATTAGGTACGGAAGGCACAATTAAGTCAGAAGCTTATCGTACACACATTAAACGTATCAATCCACATGTAGAGGTACATGGGGTAGCTTGTCCAGGTTTTGTGCCATTAGTAGAACAAATGCGATATAATGATCCAACGATTACGAGTATCGTTATTCATCAAACATTGAAACGATGGAGAAATAGTAAGGCAGATACAGTTATTTTAGGATGTACACATTATCCATTACTGTATAAACCAATTTATGATTATTTTGGTGGTAAAAAGACTGTAATTTCGTCTGGTTTAGAAACAGCACGTGAAGTAAGTGCGCTGTTAACTTTTAGTAATGAACATGCTAGTTATACTGAAAATCCAAACCATCGATTTTTTGCAACAGGTGATACAACTCACATTACTAATATTATAAAAGAATGGCTAAACTTATCAGTAAATGTCGAACGTATTTCGGTGAATGACTAG
- the sdhA gene encoding succinate dehydrogenase flavoprotein subunit — MAEKHLIVVGGGLAGLMSTIKAAEKGAHVDLFSVVPVKRSHSVCAQGGINGAVNTKGEGDSPWIHFDDTVYGGDFLANQPPVKAMTEAAPKIIHLLDRMGVMFNRTNEGLLDFRRFGGTLHHRTAYAGATTGQQLLYALDEQVRAYEVDGLVTKYEGWEFLGIVKGDDDTARGIVAQNMTTAEIETFGSDAVIMATGGPGIIFGKTTNSMINTGSAASIVYQQGAIYANGEFIQIHPTAIPGDDKLRLMSESARGEGGRIWTYKDGKPWYFLEEKYPDYGNLVPRDIATREIFDVCINQKLGINGENMVYLDLSHKDPHELDVKLGGIIEIYEKFTGDDPRKVPMKIFPAVHYSMGGLYVDYDQMTNIKGLFAAGECDFSQHGGNRLGANSLLSAIYGGTVAGPNAIDYISNIDRSYTDMDESIFEERKAEEQARFDKLLAMRGTENAYKLHRELGEIMTANVTVVRENEKLLETDKKIVELMKRYENIDMEDTQTWSNQAVFFTRQLWNMLVLARVITIGAYNRNESRGAHYKPEFPERNDEEWLKTTMASFQGAFEKPQFTYDDVDVSLIPPRKRDYTSKSKGGKK; from the coding sequence ATGGCAGAGAAACATCTTATTGTTGTCGGAGGTGGCCTAGCAGGCTTAATGTCAACAATTAAAGCGGCAGAAAAAGGTGCACATGTAGACTTGTTCTCAGTTGTGCCGGTAAAACGTTCGCACTCTGTTTGTGCCCAAGGTGGCATTAATGGTGCGGTCAATACTAAAGGGGAAGGCGATTCTCCTTGGATTCACTTTGATGATACAGTTTATGGTGGAGACTTCCTTGCAAATCAACCACCTGTTAAAGCGATGACAGAGGCAGCACCTAAGATTATTCATCTATTAGACCGTATGGGCGTTATGTTCAATAGAACAAATGAAGGTCTCTTAGATTTTAGACGTTTCGGTGGAACATTACACCACAGAACAGCATATGCAGGGGCAACAACTGGACAACAATTATTATATGCATTAGATGAACAAGTACGTGCATATGAAGTAGATGGACTAGTTACAAAGTATGAAGGTTGGGAATTTCTTGGCATAGTTAAAGGTGATGACGATACTGCAAGAGGTATTGTTGCACAAAATATGACAACCGCTGAAATCGAAACATTTGGTTCAGACGCTGTTATTATGGCAACTGGTGGTCCAGGTATCATCTTTGGTAAAACGACCAATTCAATGATTAATACTGGTTCAGCAGCTTCAATCGTGTATCAACAAGGTGCGATTTATGCTAATGGTGAGTTCATTCAAATTCACCCAACTGCAATTCCTGGTGATGATAAACTACGACTCATGAGTGAATCAGCACGTGGTGAAGGTGGACGTATTTGGACATATAAAGATGGTAAACCTTGGTACTTCTTAGAAGAAAAATATCCTGATTATGGTAACTTAGTACCTCGTGATATCGCGACTCGTGAAATTTTTGACGTATGTATTAACCAAAAATTAGGTATCAATGGTGAAAACATGGTATACCTTGATTTATCACATAAAGATCCGCATGAGTTAGATGTTAAATTAGGTGGTATCATTGAAATTTATGAAAAATTCACTGGTGATGATCCTCGTAAAGTACCAATGAAAATTTTCCCAGCTGTTCATTATTCAATGGGTGGACTATATGTAGATTATGATCAAATGACAAATATTAAAGGATTGTTCGCGGCTGGTGAGTGTGATTTCTCTCAACATGGTGGTAACCGATTAGGTGCCAACTCATTATTATCAGCAATTTATGGTGGTACAGTTGCAGGACCAAATGCGATTGATTATATTTCTAATATTGATCGATCATATACAGACATGGATGAGAGTATTTTTGAAGAACGTAAAGCTGAAGAACAAGCACGTTTTGATAAATTATTAGCTATGCGTGGTACTGAAAATGCTTATAAACTTCATCGAGAACTTGGTGAGATTATGACAGCTAATGTTACCGTTGTTCGTGAAAATGAAAAACTTTTAGAAACAGATAAAAAGATTGTTGAACTAATGAAACGTTATGAAAATATTGATATGGAAGATACTCAAACTTGGAGTAACCAAGCGGTATTCTTTACTCGCCAATTATGGAATATGTTAGTACTTGCTCGTGTTATCACGATTGGTGCATATAATCGTAACGAATCAAGAGGTGCACATTATAAACCTGAATTCCCAGAACGTAATGACGAAGAGTGGTTAAAAACAACAATGGCCTCATTCCAAGGTGCATTTGAAAAGCCACAATTTACTTATGATGACGTCGATGTGAGTTTAATTCCACCACGTAAACGTGATTATACTAGTAAGTCTAAAGGGGGTAAAAAGTAA
- a CDS encoding superantigen-like protein SSL12, with the protein MKKNITKKIILITSLLLLGTTTTTQSPKVLSGLSSEAKAYNINQDETNVNELIKYYTQSYLLFSNKWLRQSESGNIYVDFNRYTWSAHIQVKGNQSWGNINQLRDRYVDVFGLKDKETSQFWWSYQETFTGGVTPAASPSDKLYKIFVQYKDKLQTIIGAHVIYRGNKPVLTLKELDFRVRESLIKNKILYNENRNNGKLTITGGDNNFTIDLNKRLHSDYANVYVKNPQKIIVEVIID; encoded by the coding sequence ATGAAAAAGAATATTACGAAAAAAATAATATTAATAACATCATTGTTACTTCTGGGAACAACTACGACAACACAATCCCCCAAAGTATTGAGTGGTTTATCTTCTGAAGCTAAAGCATATAACATTAATCAAGATGAAACTAATGTTAATGAATTAATCAAATATTATACGCAGTCATATTTATTATTCTCAAATAAATGGTTAAGACAAAGTGAAAGTGGCAATATTTATGTCGACTTCAATAGATATACTTGGTCGGCACACATACAAGTAAAAGGAAATCAAAGTTGGGGTAATATCAATCAATTAAGAGATCGCTATGTAGATGTATTTGGATTAAAGGATAAAGAAACAAGTCAATTTTGGTGGTCATATCAAGAAACATTTACTGGTGGCGTTACACCAGCGGCAAGCCCTTCTGATAAGCTATATAAAATCTTTGTGCAATATAAAGATAAACTACAGACGATAATAGGTGCACATGTGATTTACCGTGGCAATAAACCTGTATTAACATTAAAAGAACTTGATTTCCGTGTACGCGAATCATTGATAAAAAACAAAATATTATATAATGAAAATCGTAATAATGGAAAATTAACCATTACAGGTGGCGATAATAACTTTACAATTGATTTAAATAAAAGATTACACTCAGATTATGCAAATGTTTATGTTAAAAATCCACAAAAAATTATTGTTGAAGTAATCATTGATTAA
- a CDS encoding fibrinogen-binding protein → MKNKLIAKTLLTIAAIGVTTTTIASTADASESYGPREKKPVSISHNIVEYNDGTFKYQSRPIFNKTPKYIKIRHDYNIVEYNDGTFGYGARPHFNKPAVKNEATIKKEQKLINAQNLVKEFEKTHTVSAHRKAQKAVNLVSFEYNVKKMVLQERIDNVLKQGFVK, encoded by the coding sequence ATGAAAAATAAATTGATAGCTAAAACATTATTAACGATTGCAGCAATTGGTGTTACTACTACAACTATTGCTTCAACAGCAGATGCAAGTGAAAGTTATGGACCAAGAGAAAAGAAACCAGTTAGTATTAGTCATAATATTGTAGAATATAACGATGGCACATTTAAATATCAATCAAGACCGATATTTAATAAAACACCTAAATATATCAAAATTAGACATGACTACAACATTGTAGAATATAATGATGGTACATTTGGTTACGGAGCTAGACCACATTTTAATAAACCAGCAGTGAAAAATGAGGCAACTATTAAAAAAGAACAAAAGTTAATTAATGCTCAAAACCTTGTTAAAGAATTTGAAAAAACACATACTGTAAGTGCACATAGAAAAGCACAAAAGGCAGTTAATTTAGTTTCTTTTGAATATAATGTTAAGAAAATGGTGTTACAAGAAAGAATTGACAATGTTTTGAAACAAGGTTTTGTAAAATAA
- a CDS encoding XTP/dITP diphosphatase encodes MKEIVIASNNQGKINDFKVIFPDHHVISISELIPDFDVEETGTTFEENAKLKSEAAAEALNKVVIADDSGLEVFALNGEPGVYSARYAGEDKNDDANIEKLLNELGDHADRRAQFVCVISMSGPDMETKVFKGTVSGEIADGKYGENGFGYDPIFYVPELGKTMAQLSKEEKGQISHRRNAINLLQTYLAGDQNV; translated from the coding sequence ATGAAAGAAATTGTAATTGCATCAAATAATCAAGGGAAAATAAATGATTTTAAAGTTATCTTTCCGGACCATCATGTCATAAGTATTTCAGAATTAATACCTGATTTTGATGTGGAGGAAACAGGTACAACCTTTGAGGAAAATGCAAAATTAAAATCGGAAGCAGCAGCAGAAGCTTTGAATAAAGTGGTAATAGCAGATGATAGTGGATTAGAAGTGTTTGCTTTAAATGGTGAGCCGGGTGTTTATTCTGCACGTTATGCTGGTGAAGATAAGAATGATGATGCTAATATTGAAAAATTGTTAAATGAGTTAGGAGACCATGCCGATCGTCGAGCACAATTTGTATGTGTTATTAGTATGAGTGGTCCCGATATGGAAACTAAAGTATTTAAGGGTACTGTATCAGGCGAAATAGCAGATGGTAAATATGGAGAAAATGGCTTTGGTTATGATCCAATATTTTATGTACCTGAATTAGGGAAAACAATGGCTCAACTTTCAAAAGAAGAAAAAGGGCAAATTAGCCATAGACGAAATGCCATTAATTTATTGCAAACATATCTTGCGGGTGATCAAAATGTCTAA
- a CDS encoding complement inhibitor SCIN family protein: MYNEIKKYILAGSLAVLLSTTAVATLEGNKAEASSYNNNLTQSQYHDNKIADELRSLLNELNPNELATGSLSAYYKRTIVMNDYKARAALKSKNFAQMAEAKVALEKIYKEIDEIVNR, from the coding sequence ATTTACAATGAAATTAAAAAATATATTTTAGCAGGATCATTAGCTGTTCTGTTATCAACTACAGCAGTAGCAACTTTAGAAGGTAATAAAGCAGAAGCAAGTAGTTACAATAACAATTTAACGCAAAGTCAATATCATGACAATAAAATTGCTGATGAATTAAGATCATTACTAAATGAATTAAATCCAAATGAACTTGCCACAGGGAGTTTAAGTGCTTATTATAAGCGCACAATTGTGATGAATGATTATAAAGCGAGAGCAGCTTTGAAAAGCAAAAATTTTGCACAAATGGCAGAAGCAAAAGTAGCATTAGAGAAAATTTATAAAGAAATTGATGAAATAGTAAATAGATAA
- a CDS encoding YfcE family phosphodiesterase: MSKWIVVSDNHTESGILFQIYEANSDADVFLHLGDSEFEFNDTELSLFHRVKGNCDFYPEFENEAVIKCNAIKAFYTHGHLYQVNRTRTLLAEKALGLDCTFAFYGHTHVAKYEYIDGVHVINPGSISQSRSSIEETYAEIIVDDETKHGSINFKNRQHKTISHTTF; encoded by the coding sequence ATGTCTAAATGGATTGTTGTGAGTGATAATCACACTGAATCAGGTATTTTATTTCAAATTTATGAAGCAAATTCTGATGCAGACGTATTTTTACATTTAGGTGATTCAGAATTTGAGTTTAATGATACTGAGTTGAGCTTATTTCATAGAGTAAAAGGCAATTGTGATTTTTATCCTGAATTTGAAAATGAAGCGGTGATTAAATGCAATGCTATAAAAGCATTTTATACACATGGGCATTTATATCAAGTCAATCGTACTAGAACATTATTAGCTGAAAAGGCACTTGGATTAGACTGCACATTTGCATTTTACGGTCATACACATGTTGCAAAATATGAATATATTGATGGTGTTCATGTCATCAATCCAGGAAGTATTTCTCAGTCTAGGAGTTCAATAGAAGAAACTTATGCCGAGATCATTGTTGATGATGAAACTAAGCATGGTTCTATTAATTTTAAAAATCGACAACATAAAACAATAAGTCATACTACTTTTTAA
- a CDS encoding SA1002 family membrane protein, giving the protein MIIKILTILFLLCILSYLVTNKKKPFLFLKTLFMGVIFIFIGYISLAIAAVIIYGIAQFITIDFGSFFLMGIILILISSIFQLFIVKLLFRKKNVDLTEVVVLEHLIQWFLVYFAIYQAVNEKMDINDINIDNFQSVFFDVSNLNLVILPTLIISWVTIFNYRMKSYK; this is encoded by the coding sequence ATGATAATTAAAATTTTAACAATTCTTTTTTTACTCTGTATATTAAGTTATCTGGTTACAAACAAAAAGAAGCCATTTCTGTTTTTAAAAACTCTCTTTATGGGCGTCATATTCATCTTTATTGGTTATATTTCTTTGGCTATTGCTGCTGTTATCATTTATGGCATAGCACAATTTATAACAATAGATTTTGGTAGCTTTTTCTTAATGGGAATTATTCTAATCTTGATTTCAAGTATATTCCAACTATTTATAGTTAAATTACTCTTTCGTAAAAAGAATGTTGATTTGACTGAAGTTGTCGTATTAGAACATTTAATTCAATGGTTTTTAGTTTATTTTGCAATCTATCAAGCAGTGAATGAAAAAATGGATATAAATGATATTAATATTGATAATTTCCAGTCTGTATTTTTTGACGTCTCAAATTTAAATTTAGTCATTTTACCTACGTTGATCATCAGTTGGGTGACAATATTTAATTATAGAATGAAAAGCTATAAATAA
- a CDS encoding succinate dehydrogenase cytochrome b558 subunit, whose amino-acid sequence MAQSKNEFYLRRIHSLLGIIPIGAFLVVHLLVNHQATQGAEAFNKASNFMESLPFLIIVEFLFIYIPLLYHGLFGIHIAFTAKENVGHYSIFRNWMFFFQRVSGILTFIFIGIHLWQTRLQKAFYGKEVNYDLMHETLQNPFWAAFYIVCIIAVVFHFANGLWSFLVTWGGLQSPKSQRVFTWVSLIVFLVISYIGVTAIIAFM is encoded by the coding sequence TTGGCTCAATCAAAAAATGAATTTTATCTAAGACGTATACATTCGTTATTAGGTATTATCCCAATAGGTGCATTTTTGGTCGTTCATTTATTAGTGAACCACCAAGCAACACAAGGTGCTGAAGCGTTTAATAAAGCATCGAATTTCATGGAATCATTACCATTTCTAATCATTGTAGAATTTTTATTCATATATATTCCATTGTTATATCATGGTTTGTTTGGTATACACATTGCATTTACAGCAAAGGAAAATGTTGGACATTACTCAATTTTTAGAAACTGGATGTTCTTCTTCCAACGTGTAAGTGGTATCCTGACATTTATTTTTATAGGTATTCACTTATGGCAAACACGTTTACAAAAAGCATTTTACGGCAAAGAAGTGAATTACGATTTAATGCATGAAACATTACAAAATCCATTTTGGGCAGCATTTTATATCGTTTGTATTATTGCAGTTGTGTTCCACTTCGCTAACGGCTTATGGTCATTTTTAGTTACTTGGGGTGGGCTACAATCTCCAAAATCACAACGTGTATTTACTTGGGTTTCATTAATCGTATTCTTAGTTATTTCGTATATTGGTGTTACTGCAATTATTGCCTTTATGTAA
- a CDS encoding leukocidin/hemolysin toxin family protein: MKTRTVSLVTSTLLVTSILLNPIAHAADSDINIKPGTTDIGSNTTIKTGDLVTYDKVNGLHKKIFYSFIDDKNHNKKLLVIRTKGTIAGQYRVYSEEGSNKSGLAWPSAFKVHLEIPDNEAAQISDYYPRNSIDTKEYMSTLNYGFNGSISADDTGKIGGQIGGTVSIGHTLKYVQPDFKTILESPTDKKVGWKVIFNNMMNQNWGPYDRDSWNPIYGNQLFMKTRNGSMKASENFLDPNKASSLLSSGFSPDFATVLVMDRKAQNQQTNIDIVYERVRDDYQLHWTSTNWKGTNTKDKWTDRSSERYKIDWKKEEMTN; this comes from the coding sequence ATGAAAACACGTACAGTCAGCTTAGTAACATCAACATTATTAGTAACTTCCATATTGTTAAATCCTATCGCTCATGCAGCAGATAGTGATATAAATATTAAACCAGGAACAACAGATATTGGTAGCAATACGACAATTAAAACAGGTGATTTAGTCACTTATGACAAAGTAAATGGTTTGCACAAAAAAATATTTTATAGTTTTATTGATGATAAAAATCACAATAAAAAATTACTGGTTATTAGAACAAAAGGTACAATTGCCGGTCAATATAGAGTCTATAGCGAAGAAGGTTCAAATAAAAGTGGTCTGGCATGGCCTTCTGCTTTTAAAGTACATCTAGAAATACCTGATAATGAAGCAGCACAAATCTCTGATTATTATCCGAGAAATTCAATTGATACGAAAGAATATATGAGCACTTTAAATTATGGTTTCAATGGCAGCATCAGTGCTGATGATACTGGGAAAATCGGCGGACAAATTGGTGGAACTGTCTCAATTGGTCATACTTTAAAATATGTGCAACCTGATTTCAAAACCATTTTAGAGAGCCCAACTGATAAAAAAGTAGGTTGGAAAGTTATTTTCAATAACATGATGAACCAAAATTGGGGACCATACGATAGAGATTCCTGGAACCCAATTTACGGAAATCAACTTTTCATGAAAACAAGAAATGGATCTATGAAAGCATCTGAAAATTTCCTTGACCCAAACAAAGCAAGTTCCCTATTATCTTCAGGTTTCTCACCAGATTTCGCTACAGTACTTGTGATGGACAGAAAAGCACAAAATCAACAAACAAACATTGATATCGTTTATGAACGTGTTCGTGATGACTACCAATTACATTGGACTTCAACAAATTGGAAAGGTACAAACACAAAAGATAAATGGACAGATCGTTCTTCAGAAAGATATAAAATCGATTGGAAAAAAGAAGAAATGACTAATTAA
- a CDS encoding formyl peptide receptor (FLIPr; secreted protein that blocks the formyl peptide receptor-like 1 (FPRL1) found in neutrophils, monocytes, B cells, and NK cells; inhibits the binding of chemoattractants (such as formylated peptides) to FPRL1, which initiates the phagocyte mobilization towards the infection site) produces MKKNITKTLIASTVIAVGLLTTSNDAKAFFSYEWQGLEIVKKLADDEKKDEARADKLINEADKNNKPYTGKTVEDLYVIAKKLGKGNKTAVVKIKDGGEKGFYTFDITRPLEEKRKNIPVVANGEIDEITWY; encoded by the coding sequence ATGAAAAAAAATATAACAAAAACTTTAATCGCTTCTACAGTTATCGCTGTAGGTTTACTTACAACTTCAAATGATGCTAAAGCATTTTTTAGCTATGAATGGCAAGGGTTAGAAATAGTTAAAAAATTAGCTGATGATGAGAAGAAAGATGAAGCACGTGCTGATAAATTAATTAATGAAGCTGATAAAAATAACAAACCATACACAGGTAAAACTGTTGAAGATTTATATGTTATTGCTAAAAAATTAGGTAAAGGTAATAAAACAGCTGTAGTTAAAATCAAAGATGGTGGAGAAAAAGGTTTCTATACTTTTGATATCACTCGTCCATTAGAAGAAAAGAGAAAGAATATACCAGTAGTTGCTAATGGTGAAATCGACGAAATTACTTGGTATTAA
- a CDS encoding fibrinogen-binding protein, whose translation MKKNFIGKSILSVAAVSLTVSMFAGESHAQTKNVEAANKYNQYQANFKKQVNKKVVDAQKAVNLFKRTRTVATHRKAQRAVNLIHFQHSYEKKKLQRQIDLVLKYNTLK comes from the coding sequence ATGAAAAAGAATTTTATTGGGAAATCAATTTTAAGTGTGGCTGCAGTTAGTTTAACAGTATCAATGTTTGCTGGGGAGTCTCACGCGCAAACTAAAAATGTTGAAGCTGCTAACAAATACAATCAATATCAAGCTAACTTTAAAAAGCAAGTAAATAAAAAAGTTGTAGATGCACAAAAAGCTGTTAACTTATTCAAACGCACAAGAACAGTTGCAACTCACCGTAAAGCGCAAAGAGCTGTTAACTTAATCCATTTCCAACACAGCTATGAAAAGAAAAAATTACAAAGACAAATCGATTTAGTTTTAAAATATAATACTTTAAAATAA